The Cloeon dipterum chromosome X, ieCloDipt1.1, whole genome shotgun sequence genome includes a window with the following:
- the LOC135945719 gene encoding uncharacterized protein LOC135945719: MRLLLHFSVLTVLCAICCAQTKPRAIVTIITKIPITSTTKKTTTRTTTRTTQKALPTITSTTKRTEGTTPATKSTPKASPTTTTTKRTEGTTPTTKSTTKTTSRPTKSPCWELQYDLALVKNSCYEPTLSSVFGDNGDGSFDAAFKECGGNDETLYYLTYFKLNEFYDQNNNFNLNNTNPDKRLLAQEEILFCIFQKLGIVDSKKTFTNDDAANSKAISVSIKKFPYWYSIWNCLHRLCNKLVYINVGWNIRIVIYIRCYIWYMYMDYIGWPILKSRAIPEGLTWQNSTVCNETLSGMYSCNKGSSFNQAFPTY, encoded by the exons ATGCGTCTGCTCCTCCACTTCAGCGTGTTGACCGTGCTGTGTGCCATTTGCTGCGCTCAGACCAAGCCGCGGGCAATTGTTACTATTATAACAAAGATACCAATTACGTCGACAACCAAGAAGACAACAACAAGGACGACAACAAGGACGACACAAAAGGCGTTACCGACGATAACATCAACAACAAAGAGAACAGAAGGGACAACGCCAGCAACAAAGTCGACACCAAAGGCGTCAccgacgacaacaacaacaaagagAACAGAAGGGACAACGCCAACAACAAAGTCGACAACAAAAACGACCAGCCGGCCAACAAAATCTCCGTGCTGGGAACTACAATATGACCTT GCGCTGGTGAAAAATTCATGCTACGAGCCAACATTAAGTTCAGTCTTTGGTGATAATGGCGACGGCTCCTTCGATGCTGCCTTCAAAGAATGCGGCGGAAATGACGAGACGCTCTATTATTTGACTTATTTCAAGTTGAATGAGTTCTATGATCAAAATAACAACTTCAACCTGAACAACACAAATCCAG ACAAAAGGCTGCTGGCCCAGGAG GAAATCTTATTTTGCATCTTTCAAAAACTGGGAATT GTTGATTCCAAAAAAACGTTTACTAATGACGATGCAGCAAACTCGAAAGCAATATCTGTTTCTATAAAGAAATTCCCATACTGGTACTCGATTTGGAACTGCCTTCACAGACTTTGCAACAAACTCGTTTATATCAACGTGGGTTGGAACATTAGAATTGTCATCTACATTCGCTGCTACATCTGGTACATGTACATG gaCTATATCGGTTGGCCGATTTTGAAAAGCAGAGCCATTCCGGAGGGTCTCACTTGGC aaaatagcACGGTCTGCAATGAAACCCTGTCAGGGATGTACTCGTGCAATAAAGGGTCCTCCTTCAACCAAGCCTTCCCAACTTACTAG
- the LOC135945720 gene encoding G8 domain-containing protein DDB_G0286311-like isoform X1: protein MRLLLHFSVLTVLCAICCAQQTKPPPTTTKTTTKTTTKTTTRTTPKTTTRTTTTAKTTTRTTPRTSPTTTGKTTTKPRIDCWSNPSDYMLVNNSCYEPKLDSVFGDNGDGSFDAAFKACGGNDETRYYLTYFKLNEFYDQNNYFNLNSTNPDKRLLVQEQILFCIFQKLGIVDSNKTFTNDDAVTSKAMSASIKKSPYWWPIWNCLHRLCNKLIVINVGWNIRIVIYIRCYIWYMYMDYIGWPILKSRAIPEGLTWQNSTVCNETLSGMYSCNKASSFNQAFPTY from the exons ATGCGTCTGCTCCTCCACTTCAGCGTGTTGACTGTGCTGTGTGCCATTTGCTGCGCCCAGCAGACCAAGCCGCCCCCTACTACAACAAAGACTACAACAAAGACAACAACAAAGACGACAACAAGAACGACACCGAAGACGACAACaaggacgacgacgacggcaaAGACAACAACAAGAACGACACCGAGGACGTCACCGACGACAACTGGAAAGACGACCACCAAGCCAAGAATTGATTGCTGGTCAAATCCATCGGACTAT ATGCTGGTGAACAATTCATGCTACGAACCAAAATTGGATTCGGTCTTTGGTGATAACGGCGACGGCTCCTTCGATGCTGCCTTCAAAGCTTGCGGTGGAAATGACGAGACGCGTTATTATTTGACTTATTTCAAGTTGAATGAGTTCTATGATCAAAATAACTACTTCAACCTGAACAGCACAAATCCAG ACAAAAGGCTGCTGGTCCAAGAG CAAATCTTGTTTTGCATCTTTCAAAAACTGGgaatt GTTGATTCCAACAAAACGTTTACTAATGACGATGCAGTAACGTCGAAAGCAATGTCCGCTTCCATAAAGAAATCCCCATACTGGTGGCCCATTTGGAACTGCCTTCACAGACTTTGCAACAAACTCATTGTTATCAACGTGGGTTGGAACATTAGAATTGTCATCTACATTCGCTGCTACATCTGGTACATGTACATG gacTATATCGGTTGGCCGATTTTGAAAAGCAGAGCCATTCCGGAGGGTCTCACTTGGC AAAATAGCACGGTCTGCAATGAAACCCTGTCAGGGATGTACTCGTGCAACAAAGCGTCCTCCTTCAACCAAGCCTTCCCAACTTACTAG
- the LOC135945720 gene encoding uncharacterized protein LOC135945720 isoform X2: MRLLLHFSVLTVLCAICCAQQTKPPPTTTKTTTKTTTKTTTRTTPKTTTRTTTTGKTTTKPRIDCWSNPSDYMLVNNSCYEPKLDSVFGDNGDGSFDAAFKACGGNDETRYYLTYFKLNEFYDQNNYFNLNSTNPDKRLLVQEQILFCIFQKLGIVDSNKTFTNDDAVTSKAMSASIKKSPYWWPIWNCLHRLCNKLIVINVGWNIRIVIYIRCYIWYMYMDYIGWPILKSRAIPEGLTWQNSTVCNETLSGMYSCNKASSFNQAFPTY, from the exons ATGCGTCTGCTCCTCCACTTCAGCGTGTTGACTGTGCTGTGTGCCATTTGCTGCGCCCAGCAGACCAAGCCGCCCCCTACTACAACAAAGACTACAACAAAGACAACAACAAAGACGACAACAAGAACGACACCGAAGACGACAACaagga CGACGACAACTGGAAAGACGACCACCAAGCCAAGAATTGATTGCTGGTCAAATCCATCGGACTAT ATGCTGGTGAACAATTCATGCTACGAACCAAAATTGGATTCGGTCTTTGGTGATAACGGCGACGGCTCCTTCGATGCTGCCTTCAAAGCTTGCGGTGGAAATGACGAGACGCGTTATTATTTGACTTATTTCAAGTTGAATGAGTTCTATGATCAAAATAACTACTTCAACCTGAACAGCACAAATCCAG ACAAAAGGCTGCTGGTCCAAGAG CAAATCTTGTTTTGCATCTTTCAAAAACTGGgaatt GTTGATTCCAACAAAACGTTTACTAATGACGATGCAGTAACGTCGAAAGCAATGTCCGCTTCCATAAAGAAATCCCCATACTGGTGGCCCATTTGGAACTGCCTTCACAGACTTTGCAACAAACTCATTGTTATCAACGTGGGTTGGAACATTAGAATTGTCATCTACATTCGCTGCTACATCTGGTACATGTACATG gacTATATCGGTTGGCCGATTTTGAAAAGCAGAGCCATTCCGGAGGGTCTCACTTGGC AAAATAGCACGGTCTGCAATGAAACCCTGTCAGGGATGTACTCGTGCAACAAAGCGTCCTCCTTCAACCAAGCCTTCCCAACTTACTAG
- the LOC135945752 gene encoding uncharacterized protein LOC135945752 isoform X1: protein MRLLLLLSVLAVLCAVCLSQTSTTTKKPTTTKTPKPTKPPPIDCRLPRDYTLNSNSCFEPKLNSIFGDNGDGSFDAALKECGGNDETVYLLSYFRLNEYVDSKNSLNLNNTALDKKLATQEKILFCIFQALGIVDAKKKFIDDEAGASTAISMNIVKHPYWYSIWKCLHKLCKKLIYIYVSWNIQIVVYIRCYIYYMYMDYIAWPVLSGKPIPEGLTWDNTPTCNKTLSEMYTCNKASPFNKIFPSE, encoded by the exons ATGCGTCTACTTCTCCTCCTCAGTGTGCTGGCTGTGCTGTGCGCAGTTTGCCTCAGCCAGACGAGCACAACTACTAAAAAGCCTACAACAACTAAGACTCCGAAACCGACCAAGCCACCACCAATTGACTGCCGTTTGCCAAGGGACTAT ACGCTGAATTCCAATTCATGCTTCGAACCAAAGCTGAATTCGATCTTTGGTGATAATGGCGACGGTTCCTTCGATGCTGCCTTGAAGGAATGCGGTGGAAATGACGAGACCGTGTATCTTTTGTCATATTTCAGGTTAAATGAGTACGTCGATTCAAAAAACAGCCTGAACCTGAACAATACTGCTCTTG ACAAAAAACTTGCGACTCAAGAG aaaatattattttgcatctTTCAAGCATTGGGAATA gTGGATGCGAAGAAAAAGTTTATTGATGATGAGGCAGGAGCCTCGACAGCAATATCCATGAATATAGTGAAGCATCCTTACTGGTACTCGATTTGGAAATGCCTGCACAAACTTTGCAAAAAACTCATTTACATCTACGTGTCATGGAACATTCAAATTGTCGTCTACATTCGCTGTTACATTTACTACATGTACATG gattaTATTGCATGGCCGGTTTTGAGCGGCAAACCCATTCCGGAGGGACTCACATGGG ATAATACTCCGACCTGCAACAAAACACTGTCAGAAATGTACACGTGCAACAAAGCGTCGCCATTCAACAAGATCTTTCCaagtgaataa
- the LOC135945752 gene encoding uncharacterized protein LOC135945752 isoform X2 — translation MHLPLLLSVLAVLCAVCSSQKPTTTKKATTTKTPKPTKPPPIDCRLPRDYTLNSNSCFEPKLNSIFGDNGDGSFDAALKECGGNDETVYLLSYFRLNEYVDSKNSLNLNNTALDKKLATQEKILFCIFQALGIVDAKKKFIDDEAGASTAISMNIVKHPYWYSIWKCLHKLCKKLIYIYVSWNIQIVVYIRCYIYYMYMDYIAWPVLSGKPIPEGLTWDNTPTCNKTLSEMYTCNKASPFNKIFPSE, via the exons ATGCATCTGCCTCTGCTCCTCAGTGTGTTGGCTGTGCTGTGCGCAGTTTGCTCCAGCCAGAAGCCCACAACTACTAAGAAGGCGACAACAACTAAGACTCCGAAACCGACCAAGCCACCACCAATTGACTGCCGTCTACCAAGGGACTAT ACGCTGAATTCCAATTCATGCTTCGAACCAAAGCTGAATTCGATCTTTGGTGATAATGGCGACGGTTCCTTCGATGCTGCCTTGAAGGAATGCGGTGGAAATGACGAGACCGTGTATCTTTTGTCATATTTCAGGTTAAATGAGTACGTCGATTCAAAAAACAGCCTGAACCTGAACAATACTGCTCTTG ACAAAAAACTTGCGACTCAAGAG aaaatattattttgcatctTTCAAGCATTGGGAATA gTGGATGCGAAGAAAAAGTTTATTGATGATGAGGCAGGAGCCTCGACAGCAATATCCATGAATATAGTGAAGCATCCTTACTGGTACTCGATTTGGAAATGCCTGCACAAACTTTGCAAAAAACTCATTTACATCTACGTGTCATGGAACATTCAAATTGTCGTCTACATTCGCTGTTACATTTACTACATGTACATG gattaTATTGCATGGCCGGTTTTGAGCGGCAAACCCATTCCGGAGGGACTCACATGGG ATAATACTCCGACCTGCAACAAAACACTGTCAGAAATGTACACGTGCAACAAAGCGTCGCCATTCAACAAGATCTTTCCaagtgaataa
- the LOC135946371 gene encoding uncharacterized protein LOC135946371, translated as MKKEQQVEEKLRKLELELGLDFGSKQADFDEIFASLQLRKKEMDRLERKLEETFKDIPGLRFHEKYKHFAVSAIKREKEKILSRKDSKFVLQVLECVVHFQETDVMPLILLCRYVTDEMFDALLEPSDGLDVGNILKENQNEEGQLNLNWILNPLNDAMQYFIKEGNVYWTNKILQINGSLGKKNLKCEAPIDSISYSTMKKLLDVQISRDTERDSEMMLTNIFGDPKNRHDIDNIKTIAKSSIVGLNKNEKLYNLALHPLCQAIVLLQLGWKEYLPYHDWHEYFFILFTSLWLYHEVPPVLAVISAFFSLFMVISQHPSILPLRFMFAQIVYRYITVSIFSFALIGGFALSFYMIDYDERYTGGLFKTPFLAILQVISMMTGDYSLQDFENDKNSTNIQLLFICFVILIACCLFNMMNGLAFNITSELKKSAEVSRTFAQCQMIANFQSFLEMAGVMEKKFGLDSLPYDVAKIKVNLKSGALKIAEEYDEGLQYHVRAASKGQFFFDEVDLRTPKLIKWVWIDRIHLMDVQILRDLHTIRAGETKTKQSIDSSDEVNESESDNS; from the exons atgaagaaagaaCAACAGGTGGAGGAGAAATTACGCAAATTAGAACTTGAGCTTGGCCTCGATTTTGGCAGCAAACAGGCAGATTTTGATGAGATCTTTGCATCATTGCAGCTGCGTAAAAAGGAGATGGATCGTCTGGAAAGAAAGCTTGAAGAAACGTTCAAGGACATTCCAGGACTGCGTTTCCACGAGAAGTACAAACACTTTGCAGTATCAGCTATCaagagagaaaaggaaaaaatcctgTCGAGGAAGGACTCGAAATTTGTTCTTCAAGTGCTTGAATGTGTGGTACACTTCCAAGAAACAGACGTGATGCCGTTGATTTTGCTGTGCAGATACGTGACAGACGAGATGTTTGATGCATTGCTTGAACCTTCAGATGGCCTCGATGTTGGAAACATTCTCAAAGAAAACC aaaatgaaGAAGGACAGCTCAATTTGAACTGGATTTTGAACCCGCTCAATGATGCAATGCAATACTTCATCAAAGAAGGGAACGTATACTGGACGAACAAGATTCTCCAAATCAATGGGTCACTCGGCAAGAAGAACTTGAAGTGTGAGGCACCGATCGACTCGATTTCATACTCTACAATGAAGAAACTTCTTGATGTGCAGATTTCGAGGGACACAGAGAGGGACTCTGAGATGATGTTAACTAATATTTTCGGAGACCCTAAGAATAGACACGACATTGACAACATCAAAACAATCGCCAAGTCTTCCATCGTtggattgaataaaaacgagaAACTTTATAATCTTGCACTCCACCCGCTCTGTCAAGCCATTGT TCTACTTCAACTCGGCTGGAAAGAATACCTTCCGTATCATGATTGGCACGAGTACTTCTTCATACTATTCACCTCCCTATGGCTGTACCATGAAGTGCCTCCTGTTCTAGCAGTGATCTCCGCCTTCTTCTCGCTCTTCATGGTGATTTCCCAGCACCCGTCCATCCTACCCCTGCGTTTCATGTTTGCTCAAATTGTGTATCGATATATCACGGTTTCGATCTTCTCTTTCGCGCTGATTGGAGGATTTGCGCTCAGCTTCTACATGATTGACTATGACGAACGTTACACAGGGGGATTGTTCAAGACACCATTTCTGGCCATACTCCAAGTGATCTCCATGATGACAGGCGACTACTCCTTGCAAGACTtcgaaaatgacaaaaatagcaCAAACATACAGTTACTCTTCATCTGCTTCGTCATCCTGATCGCATGCTGCTTATTTAACATGATGAATGGTCTTGCATTCAACATTACCTCGGAACTGAAGAAAAGCGCAGAAGTGTCACGCACTTTTGCTCAGTGCCAGATGATTGCTAATTTTCAGTCTTTTCTTGAGATGGCTGGTGtcatggaaaaaaaattcggaTTGGATTCGCTACCCTATGATGTTGCTAAGATTAAAGTCAATCTTAAATCTGGTGCCCTTAAAATAGCGGAGGAATATGATGAAGGCTTGCAATACCACGTTAGAGCTGCATCG AAAGGGCAATTCTTCTTTGATGAAGTTGATTTACGAACACCGAAACTCATCAAATGGGTTTGGATTGACCGAATTCACTTAATGGATGTCCAAATTTTGAGAGATCTTCATACCATCAGGGCGGGCGAAACCAAAACGAAGCAAAGCATCGACAGCAGTGATGAAGTCAATGAAAGCGAAAGTGACaactcttaa